GGGCGCACCCCAAGCCGGGAACGCCGGCCTCCCCCGCATGGTGCAAAAGGCCGAAGGCGGCGGAGAACGCAGGCGTAGGCGCCGTTACGGAGGCCGAATACGCGCCGTTGGTGAAGCCGGCCGGTCACACGAACGTACGTCCGTCCATGGACGGACGGGCGAGGAGCCATCTGTCACGGATGACAGTTGGCGACGGTACGGCTGTGTCGGCCCAAGCCTTACGGCGCGTTCGGCCGGAGCTCCGGCGCACAGCCTGCGTTCTCCGCCATTTGACATTGTAGCAGAAGAAAGACCCGCCTAAAGAGGCGGGTCTTTGTGTTATAGATTATCTGGTGCCGAGTACTTCGCCAGTGCTGACCGCCGCTTGGGCGGCGGCAAGGCGGGCTATCGGCACTCTATAGGGCGAGCAGCTGACGAAGTCGAGGCCGATGAGGTGGCAGAATTCGACGGAGTTGGGTTCGCCGCCGTGTTCGCCGCAGATGCCTACTAGCAGGCCGGGTTTGGTGCTGCGGCCGCCTTCGACGGCCATTTTCATGAGCTTGCCGACGCCTTTGCGGTCGATGACGATGAAGGGGTTTTCTTTGAGGATTTTCTTTTCGAGGTAGTCGTTGAGGAATTTGCCTTCGGCGTCGTCGCGGCTAAAGCCGAGGGTGGTCTGGGTGAGGTCGTTGGTGCCGAAGCTGAAGAAGTCGGAGACTGCGGCGAGCTCGTCGGCGAGGAGGGCGGCCCGCGGCAGCTCGATCATGGTGCCGGAGGTGTAGTGGAAGGAGACTTTGGCGGCGGCCATGATTTCGGCGGCGATGGCGTCGATGCGGGTTTTGAAGAATTTCATTTCGTTGACGTCGATGGTGAGCGGGATTTCGACTTCAGGCAGGACTTTGACGCCTTCTTTGGTGAGGCGGGCGGCGGCGCTGAATATGGCCCTGATCTGCATTTCGTAGACTTCGGGGAATGTTATGCCCAGGCGGCAGCCGCGGTGGCCGAGCATGGGGTTGAATTCGTGGAGGGATTTGACCTTTTTGAGGAGCGCTTCTTTGGCTGGCAGCTCGCCGGGATTTTTGCCGGTGATTTTCATTTCGGCGATTTCGACCATGAGCTCGGTGAGGTCGGGGAGGAATTCGTGGAGCGGCGGATCGAGGAGGCGGATGCAGACAGGGTAGCCTTCCATGGCTTTGAGGATGCCGTAGAAGTCGCCTTCCTGCATGGGCAGGAGGGATTTGAGGGCTTCGCGGCGCGCTTCCTCGTTGTCGGCGAGGATCATGGCCTGGACGTGGGGCAGGCGGTCGTGGCCCATGAACATGTGCTCGGTGCGGGTGAGGCCGATGCCCTGGGCGCCGAATTGGCGGGCTTTAGCGGCGTCGGCGGGGGTGTCGGCGTTGGCGCGGACGCCAAGGCGCTTGATGTCGTCGGCCCAGCCGAGGAAGGTGAGGAATTCCTCGGAGAGGACGGGGTCGACCATCGGGACGGTGCCGAGCATGACGTTGCCGGTGGCGCCGTCGATGGAGACGAGGTCGCCTTCTTTGACGGTGAGGGCGCCGACGGTGAATTCGCGGCGGGCGAAGTCGACTTTGATGGCTTCGCAGCCGCAGACGCACGGTTTGCCCATGCCGCGGGCGACGACGGCGGCGTGGCTTGTCATGCCGCCGCGGCTGGTGAGGATGCCCTGGGCGGCGACCATGCCGTGGATGTCGTCGGGGGTGGTTTCGGTGCTGACGAGCAGCACTTTCTGGCCGTTTTTGGCCCACTTTTCGGCGTCGTCGGCGGAGAAGACGACGCTGCCGGAGGCGGCGCCAGGCGAGGCGGGCAGGCCTTTGGCGATGACGTCGAGCTTGGCGGCGGTGTCGATCTGGCGGTGGAGGAGTTTGTCGAGCTGGGCGGGTTCGACGAGCAGGATGGCGTCGCGTTTGCCGATGAGGCCTTCGGCGACCATGTCGTAGGCGATTTTTATGCCGGCCTGGGCGGTGCGCTTGCCGTTGCGGGTCTGGAGCATGTAGAGCTTGCCGCGCTCGATGGTGAATTCGATGTCCTGCATGTTTTTGTAGTGTTTTTCGAGAAGCTCGGCGGTGGCGACGAATTGTTTGAAGACTTCGGGCATTTCGTCCTTGAGCTTGGCGATGGGGTTGGGGGTGCGGATGCCGGCGACGACGTCTTCGCCCTGGGCGTTTGTGAGGTATTCGCCGTAGAGGGTCTTTTCGCCGGTGGAGGGGTTGCGGGTGAAGGCTACGCCTGTGCCGCAGTCGTTGCCCATGTTGCCGAAGACCATGGACTGGATGTTGACGGCGGTGCCGAGGTCGTGGGAGATTTTGTTGAGGTTGCGGTAGACGATGGCGCGGTCGTTGTTCCAGGAGCGGAAGACGGCTTCGACGGCCATTTTGAGCTGCTGACGCGGGTCTTCGGGGAAGGGCTTGCCCAGGCGGGCGAGAACAAGCGCCTTGTATTTGTCGAGCAGGCCGCGCAGGGCTTCGGCGGTGAGTTCCTGGTCGTAGGTGACGCCGCGGCGGCGTTTTTCTTCGTCAAGGAGGTGTTCGAATTCGCTTTTGGGTATTTCGAGCACGACGTCGCTGAACATCTGGATGAAGCGGCGGTAGGCGTCGTAGGCGAACCTGGGGTTGCCGGTGGCTTCGGCGAGGCCTTTGACGGTGGCTTCGTTGAGGCCGAGGTTGAGGATGGTGTCCATCATGCCGGGCATGGAGAACATGGCGCCTGAGCGCACGGAGACGAGGAGCGGGTTGGCGGGGTCGCCGAACCGTTTGGCGGTTTTCTTTTCGATGACCGTCAGGTTGACATAGACGTCTTCGATGAGCCCGGCCGGCAGGGTCTTGTCGAGTTTGTAGTAGTCGATGCACGCTTCGGTGGTTATGGTCATGCCGGGCGGTACGGGCAGGCCGATGTTGCTCATTTCGGCGAGGTTGGCCCCTTTGCCGCCCAGGAGCGCCTTCATGTCGGCGCGGCCTTCGTTGAAGAGGTAGACGTATTTAGTCATTTATTTGCATGCTCCCTTCCGATAGTGCTCAAGTATTTTGGCCGCCGTTTCTTCGACGGCTTTGTTGGTGACGTCGACGATCGGGCAGCCGATTTTGTGCATGATGCGCTGGGCGTAGTCGAGTTCCTGGTAGATGCGCTCGAGGTTGGCGTAGTCGACCCCTTCGGCGAGGCCGAGGGTTTTGAGCCGTTCGCGGCGGATCTCGTGCAGCAGGGACGGGTTGATGGTGAGGCCGACGACTTTTTCGGCCGGCAGGCCGAGCAGGTCTTCGGGCACCGGGACTTCGGGCACGAGCGGCACGTTGGCGGCTTTGATGCCTTTGTGGGCGAGGAACATGCACAGCGGCGTCTTGGTGGTGCGGGATACGCCGACGACGACGAGGTCGGCTTTGGCGAGCCCCCACGGTTGTTTGCCGTCGTCGTATTTGACGGCGAATTCGACCGCCTCAAGTTTGCTGAAGTAGGCTTCGTCAAGTTTGTGGATGAGGCCGGGCTCCAGCCGGGGCTGCCTGCCGGTGACAGCGGCCAGGCAGCTTATGATGGGGCCCATGATGTCGACGCAGACGACCGCGAGTTCCTGGGCTTTGGCGACGAGGACTTCGCGGAGGTCGGGGCGGACGAGGGTGTAGACGACGGCGGCCTGGCAGGCCGCCACTTCGAGCATGGCGTCTTCTACGTCGCGGGCCGTGTTGAGATACGGGATGCGCCGCACGTCGATGTTGCCGGCGTTGAACTGGCTGGCGGCGGCCCTGACGACCAGTTCGCCGGTCTCGCCGATGGAGTCGGAGAGAATATAGATTGTGGGACATTCGAGCTTCAGGTTGATGACTGTTACCCCCTACTTCCCGGCTAGCTGAACGAATAGCCGCGTGATGTTGGTCTTTGTGAAACGGCCGACAACCTGCAGCTTTTCGCCGCCGTCGGTCTTGACGGACACGACGACGGGCAGGGCGTCCACCTGATGGCTGAGGAGCTTCTGCGCCGCTTGCAGGACGTGCTCCTCGGGGTAGGTGACGACGATGTTGGGCATGCGGGTCATGGAGACGCTGACCGGCATTTTGTTGATA
The sequence above is drawn from the Sporomusaceae bacterium genome and encodes:
- the ppdK gene encoding pyruvate, phosphate dikinase; the protein is MTKYVYLFNEGRADMKALLGGKGANLAEMSNIGLPVPPGMTITTEACIDYYKLDKTLPAGLIEDVYVNLTVIEKKTAKRFGDPANPLLVSVRSGAMFSMPGMMDTILNLGLNEATVKGLAEATGNPRFAYDAYRRFIQMFSDVVLEIPKSEFEHLLDEEKRRRGVTYDQELTAEALRGLLDKYKALVLARLGKPFPEDPRQQLKMAVEAVFRSWNNDRAIVYRNLNKISHDLGTAVNIQSMVFGNMGNDCGTGVAFTRNPSTGEKTLYGEYLTNAQGEDVVAGIRTPNPIAKLKDEMPEVFKQFVATAELLEKHYKNMQDIEFTIERGKLYMLQTRNGKRTAQAGIKIAYDMVAEGLIGKRDAILLVEPAQLDKLLHRQIDTAAKLDVIAKGLPASPGAASGSVVFSADDAEKWAKNGQKVLLVSTETTPDDIHGMVAAQGILTSRGGMTSHAAVVARGMGKPCVCGCEAIKVDFARREFTVGALTVKEGDLVSIDGATGNVMLGTVPMVDPVLSEEFLTFLGWADDIKRLGVRANADTPADAAKARQFGAQGIGLTRTEHMFMGHDRLPHVQAMILADNEEARREALKSLLPMQEGDFYGILKAMEGYPVCIRLLDPPLHEFLPDLTELMVEIAEMKITGKNPGELPAKEALLKKVKSLHEFNPMLGHRGCRLGITFPEVYEMQIRAIFSAAARLTKEGVKVLPEVEIPLTIDVNEMKFFKTRIDAIAAEIMAAAKVSFHYTSGTMIELPRAALLADELAAVSDFFSFGTNDLTQTTLGFSRDDAEGKFLNDYLEKKILKENPFIVIDRKGVGKLMKMAVEGGRSTKPGLLVGICGEHGGEPNSVEFCHLIGLDFVSCSPYRVPIARLAAAQAAVSTGEVLGTR
- a CDS encoding pyruvate, water dikinase regulatory protein translates to MYILSDSIGETGELVVRAAASQFNAGNIDVRRIPYLNTARDVEDAMLEVAACQAAVVYTLVRPDLREVLVAKAQELAVVCVDIMGPIISCLAAVTGRQPRLEPGLIHKLDEAYFSKLEAVEFAVKYDDGKQPWGLAKADLVVVGVSRTTKTPLCMFLAHKGIKAANVPLVPEVPVPEDLLGLPAEKVVGLTINPSLLHEIRRERLKTLGLAEGVDYANLERIYQELDYAQRIMHKIGCPIVDVTNKAVEETAAKILEHYRKGACK